ATAAAAAACCGCCAAGACAAATGTAGGacacattaatttttttacagaATTAGATTTTCAATTATATTTGTCACGGTCCGTATtcgaaaatatttgttttattctgaAAGGCACGTAGCGGAAGTGAAATGTTGACTCTGGCCTTTCCATGAGCAGCAACTTTCCCTGATTTCCTTCACAACAAAATGGACTGGAGCAAAGGTGGTCATGTAAGTCTGTAttttaacataataaatatctATTACATTTGGCTGGCTTTGCAAAGACACTCTTTTGTCacgttttaatttatttgtcagCCTGCTAGCATTGTCGAAGTCGTCTGTCTGCAAGTTCCTTGAAGGCGGAATAACCTGTCCTTCTCTCCACTCACTGTCAGAATGTTAGCTGCAGGTCGCTAGCCTCATGCTAGTAGCTTTACAGTACACACTGTGCACGCTAGTTACTTGACATTTCTTCCTTTGTGTGCACCATTGCTTGTGTTGTCAGCAGGATTTCTACAAACGGGCTTGGTTTGAAGTATTAGAGGGGACTGACAGTGCAGGCGTGCAATCAGTACAGGAGACGTCTTCCTCATATTTATCGATCTGATAATGTTTCCTTGATTCCTGCAAGTGTCTTAAGCCTCATGATGATCTGATGACTTTCAGCAACACAGGAGTAATGTTATTTCTTTCAAAACACGCTTGTCCGCATAATTGTCTATTATGTACCCTAATTAAAATATccagtcattaaaaaaagataaatgaatGCAATAAATATTGCAGATGCAAAGGTTCACTTTGCCCACCTAGAAGTCATGTGCAAGTTCAGGGCATCAAGTTCCAACAGCTACCCCAAAAGTGGTTTTGAAATAACGTCTTCCGTCTGTTATTGCAATGAAGCGGATTACATCACAGTTTGGACATTCCTTTTCTGTTTGGATTGTTGCAGATGCACAGTCATGCACATGACAGCTGTCAGGATGGACACTCAGGTCATTCTCACAGTCACGGGCCCAGAGCGGCAGCGTTTGGAGCCATGGGGCTCCCGTTCGTGCCGGCTTTTCACGGACAGTTTGGCAACCACGTGGATGAAGCGTTGGACCTGAGTCTACAGTCGAAGAAACGGTCGCACCTGGATGACAGCAGCAGCTGGGACATAGTGAAGGCATCACAGTAAGATTTTTGGCATGCAGTCGATGAAGACATCgtgagcatttcttttttttaaatagtcacCACTTGCACTCAAACAAAGCGGCGCCTCGTGTGGGAATCAGGAAGTATGAGAAAAATTCTCTGCTGAGTCATACCTGCGTGCTTATCCAaatggccactcccttttctcACTGACGTGAGAGCTATtcatatttgtaatatttgacTGTCAGGTTTGTAAATGGGACTGTACATCGTAAATATTGCACTGAAGCTAGGTTTGAAGAAAGACTCAAAAGTATAtactccaaaaacaaaaaaaatgcaatgtttacattttcgaGCACTCTCCTTTTTGGCACGTCGTTGATGTGTCCCTACGAACTCCGTGCAGGTTTGGCATCTTGGATCGCTGTAAGGAGCTGGTGGAGGCCGGGTATGACGTCAGGCAGCTGGACAAGGACAACGTGTCGCTGTTGCACTGGGCGGCCATCAACAATCGCTCGGAGCTAGTCAAGTACAAACATGTGCAaacaatattcaaataaatgtggGATGTAAATTAAAACCATGTTTTTTCTAGGTATTACATTTCTAAAGGAGCAATAGTTGACCAGCTTGGAGGAGACCTGAACTCGACTCCTCTTCAATGGGCCATAAGGTGGCGACCGACACCTTTTGAATATCTTTTATCAATGGGTCGTAGACATATGCTAATAGTAGCCTCTCGGTCCATCTGTCTTCAATAAGATTTTGTGTTTCTGTGAGCAGACAGGGCCACCTGCCCATGGTCATTCAGCTGATAAGGTACGGAGCAGATCCCTCCATCGCAGACGGTGAAGGTTATCGTGCTCTTCATCTCGCCATCCTCTTCCAGCACATGGCCATAGCCGCTTATCTTATGGCTAAGGGGCAGGTCAGCGCCAAAACAcctttatattatattttactctactatgctcttttttttgtcttaatattttttgatttttttttgccttccagGAAGTTGACAGCCCTGACTGCAACGGGCAGACGCCGCTCATGCTAGCAGCCCAGAAGATTATCGGGTACGCTTCAATTGAAGACTTTTAGATTCATTCAAATGGTTTCTAAAAAGTATAGTGACACAAGAAATCCTGAACTGAATCAAgagaaacatgaaaaaatattgatcGATGATATCCGGGtgtccaaatacttttgtccaccACTTCTAGATGATTTTATTGTCTGCTAATGTAACGTGGCTGTTATCAagaaattggaaaataaattgtcTTTGCGTCGCAGGCCTGAGCCCACAAactttttaatcaaaaacaACGCTTCGGTGAGCGCCGTGGACAAAGTGAACAGGAACACTCCGCTTCACTGTGCCGTTCTGGCGGGCAACGTGGACGCCGCGTGCATGCTGCTCGAGGCTGGAGCCAGCTTGGATTTGGAAAACATTAACGTGAGCCTCACTCAAAAACACCCGAGTGCCACAAATATGTCGAATCCTTCTTTCCCAGTGTacgtttcatgttttttttgttttgtcgtacCTCTCACAGGGACACACACCGCTGGAGTTGGCCCACCAGGTGCACAGCCCCCTCCTCATCTTCATGCTCAACCAAGTCCAACAGGAGAGGAGCCGAGCCAACTCGCGCTGTTTACGAATTGTCACCAAATACAAAGTAGGCAAACATCACTACGTTCTACTTTCGCAGAcctaatgtcatttttggtttttctcCTCCCTTCTAGCTGTTTCTTCATTTTATGCTCTCCACCGCCATTTTTGGCTGTTTGGCTGCCATCTTGGATATGAATTCCGACTCCTGGTTGCTCAAAGGGATCCTGCTGGCATGCGTGGTTGGTGCCGTCAGTTTGGCCTCGAGGTTCGGATCTATTTGCTCTTGTAAGATATTTTGCAGGATGTACGTGAAAATATGACCACGACCTGAATCTTTGTGCCTCAACAGGAATCTCCCCAGTGCCATGTTTCAGTCGCTTGTACCAACTCTCATGGCCTCCATCTTCTGGATGCTCGTCACTTGGTGCCTCTGGTTCCTACCGGATATCCTTTGCACGTGCCGTAGAATGTAGGACTATGTTGTCCAGAGTCAgctttgaattttatttgaattcagAGCTATCCCAGCCAGTAGGCTCTTGTTTCTTAACGTCTGCGCCCCCACATGGCCACAGCGCCACGGTGCAGGTTCTTTTCACGCTCACCGCCACCGCTCTGCTCTACTACTACCTGCGTGCCTGCAAGACTGACCCTGGATTTGTAAAGGCAactgaggaggagaagaaaatggtcagtttattttttgggggatgaTGAGGCTGTTGTcactaatgtttttttgcctCTCCAGAATGTCTTGGTGTTGGCTGAGGCCGGCTGTCTGGACCCGAGCATATTCTGCACTTCCTGCATGGTGAGATTTCCAGCAAAACTGCTCGAGCTCGATCACAGAAGCCGCCGTGCAACCGTTGACGCTTTGAATCTCTCTCAGCTTAAGAAACCGGTTCGAGCCAGCCACTGCCAGATATGTGACGCGTGTGTCGCCAAGCAGGACCATCACTCCGTGTGGACCAACTCTTGCATCGGTACAACGGCGTCAAGGGGGAAGGTTCCCGACGAATTTCAATTCCATTTGACTGaaagcttttgctttttttgctgGCAGGAGCCAGGAATCATCTTTACTTTATCCTCTTTCTGATCTGCCTTTTGCTCATGGGCGTCTGGATGTTCTACGGTTGCCTCGTGTGTGAGTCAATGCGCCGCTCAGTCGCTCCCGGGCATGCTTCCGTAGCACCCAtttactactttcctattaGACAGAGCCACCTCGGGTTGTTTAAAACAGATCACAAATGAGTTCTTGCGTTTCCAGACTGGTCGAAACATTGCATGCCGCAGCACGAGGGGCACGGTCCGCTGGCGGTGGTCTTGGCCGTTGTCGACTGCTCTCCGTGGTTGCTGTGCATCTTTTTCTTGGCCTTATACCACACCTGCTGGTCCAGCTTCATCCTACTCCTGCAGCTCTACCAGGTGAGGTTACCGTGCTGAAGTGTTGTCaccaaaatccatccatccatctcaaTGAAcggatggttttttttcttagatcGCTTTCCTCGGACTGACCACTGCCGAGAGAATGAGTCTGAGTATACACGCAAGAAAACACAGACAACCCTTGTCCCTGTCCCAAAATCCATACAAGTGAGTTTTTAGTTTGGCCCCATTCTGGTCTAGATTTGTGTCCAATGAATCCATCTCTCCATAGTTTGGGTGTCTTGAGGAACCTGGCGTCCTTCTTCAAGCTGCGCTGCTGCGGCCTCTTCAAACCGGCCATCATCGACTGGACGCAGCAGTTCCCGCCAGGCCGCGACCAACGTTTGTACAAACACAT
The window above is part of the Syngnathus acus chromosome 3, fSynAcu1.2, whole genome shotgun sequence genome. Proteins encoded here:
- the zdhhc13 gene encoding putative palmitoyltransferase ZDHHC13, producing the protein MDWSKGGHMHSHAHDSCQDGHSGHSHSHGPRAAAFGAMGLPFVPAFHGQFGNHVDEALDLSLQSKKRSHLDDSSSWDIVKASQFGILDRCKELVEAGYDVRQLDKDNVSLLHWAAINNRSELVKYYISKGAIVDQLGGDLNSTPLQWAIRQGHLPMVIQLIRYGADPSIADGEGYRALHLAILFQHMAIAAYLMAKGQEVDSPDCNGQTPLMLAAQKIIGPEPTNFLIKNNASVSAVDKVNRNTPLHCAVLAGNVDAACMLLEAGASLDLENINGHTPLELAHQVHSPLLIFMLNQVQQERSRANSRCLRIVTKYKLFLHFMLSTAIFGCLAAILDMNSDSWLLKGILLACVVGAVSLASRNLPSAMFQSLVPTLMASIFWMLVTWCLWFLPDGHSATVQVLFTLTATALLYYYLRACKTDPGFVKATEEEKKMNVLVLAEAGCLDPSIFCTSCMLKKPVRASHCQICDACVAKQDHHSVWTNSCIGARNHLYFILFLICLLLMGVWMFYGCLVYWSKHCMPQHEGHGPLAVVLAVVDCSPWLLCIFFLALYHTCWSSFILLLQLYQIAFLGLTTAERMSLSIHARKHRQPLSLSQNPYNLGVLRNLASFFKLRCCGLFKPAIIDWTQQFPPGRDQRLYKHMDMV